Part of the Pelmatolapia mariae isolate MD_Pm_ZW linkage group LG3_W, Pm_UMD_F_2, whole genome shotgun sequence genome is shown below.
GTCAGCAGGTTTTCATCTGCCTTGGTATTCCTACTTCTGTCTGGATGTGGCTGCTTTAATCATAGCCATAACTGGAATTTTCATCTGGGCTTTGGTCTTTGTCTGTAGGCTCCTCTGCTGCCGGAGGtcaaagagaaaaatgaaaccAGAGTAAATAAGCCAAACATGATTCAGTCTTTGCAACGTTTAGTTTAGCAGAGTCAATGTCACATGATTAGTCTTTACAATAATTTCTCCCTTAATTTTTGCTCTAAAGAAGATGTAAATCATTGCAATTAGAACTGCATTTGCTAGAGATTTCGAAAAAGTTACCCCAAAAGAGATTTGTCATTCAGGGGGAATACTTTTACTTCATATAGGCATCATATAGTACAACATGGTTTTTGATATGATATCAAAGGTCAGGAAATTTGTGTTAGGTTCATAATTTGTTTGTTGTAATAATGCTTCTTGGTTTATTGGCAGAGAAGATTCAACCCATAAGCTCAACTCTGCTGCTAAACCTCCAAATGCAttaaggggaaataaacagCCTTTCCAACACATACGATATATTGACAGGAAGCACTGTTACGACAATTAAATAATTGACTAAACACaaatttctttactttttgtgTTAAGTTTATTACTATTAGCTACAAATGTGCTTTAACTGTCTGAAAGAAGCTGTTTGAGCTCCCTTTCACTCCCTTTAGGCCAAATTCATTCTGATTGGCCGCCCCTCATAAACAGAGGGTTTAAACAATAAATGGGAGGAAGGGCGATCGTGGCTtaaagagttggcagtttgtcttgtaaccggttcgagccctggctcggacagtcttggtcgttgtgtccttgcgcaagacacttcacctactacctactggtgatggccagaggggccgatggagCGATATGGCAGCCCCAAGTTTTTTGGCTCATTGGAATTAAGTGCACATGCTGTCCTGATTATTTGATGGgttggccatgtttaatatgaccAGCCAGCACTGACTACAAGGAAAGCAAACGAAATGAACTTTTTTGGCTTTTTGACATAGTTTTAGGGTGAAGGTTAAACAATAGGTGTGAGAGTGTTACATGTGGCATAAACTGCAGTTGGTGTTAAACTGATATTCTTTCTTTGACTCACAGCTCAGACAAATGCAAGCACAGGCATGATTTCAGATTCAGGATGAGTTACGCTATCATTATATCTAAGACTCACTTCAAATAAGCAAGTCGCTGACACTAAATGTTTCAGATTACGCGGGAAATTACCTGACATTTTTATCGCGGTCTGACACTAATATCATAAAACTGTTCTTTAACACTTTATGGGTCTCTATTGTACAGAGGAGATTCttcaggcaaaaagaaaaagcaaaattgTATAAAGTGGCATTTGAAATGGCTTGTTATTGTTTGCAAAATGGCTAAACACACCAGTATGTCCAGAGTACATAATGTAATTTGTAAGTGACCACCTGCCCCATGCAAACATGTTTGCTGAGGAGCTGAAAAATCAAGCAACTGTGTTTGTTTCACAGCTATGCTCCCTGAAAGACTAATAAGTCCATTTCAATATaatgtcatctttttttctgtaacatTAAGAGTGTAGTCACTTTACCTTTGCAAATATATGTCTTTAGCATATGTAACCTGcttaattttacaattttggggTGTTTTGTGATGGGAATCAGTCTCACCTTAActctctggggtccagggtataactgAAAGTTTTTCACTACTTTTGAATTTACCTATATATTTCACCATTAAAAGCTGTTTACTTTGCCTTCTTTGgtgtcattcttttcagcacaacctgtGCTGTCTGAATTTatggttattttttcattttgacatattgtattagcacaattgatctaaattcagacaaaaaacataaaatccaagtagaaaaaagttatattttttaactgtaaaaaccacaaacatgtttaatgaatcgttttcataacttgaaaggCAAGTAgaaattgtaaattttaaaacaTATGTACACATTTGGGAAACAACAAAGTTACATGGAGCTATTTAACTAAAAATGCAAACAAGGCCTAAGGCGTTTTTTatacaaccatttaaaactgTTTACGGAACAATCAGGTgctctgcatcaaataagaaggcacacacaTTATTTGTGCCATTCCAAAAAAttgtttctgtccactataagacagaggagaacaccacggggataaaccctgcaggtctgacgacaggaggtgtatcactcttcctgttttccacctggagacagcgtttacactgcaatctgcatttggtggcttttttgcagcagctgtgacattcactagtagaactgacacacaGCTTCATTCAACCAGTCCCACTCCTCTCCCTGTGAGAATGATCCAGAATACTTGCAGACATTTATCAATGTAATGTGTGTAACTCTCTCACATTGGCATGTGTAATCAATCAGCTTGGGATGATCAATCAGCTTGAGGGACCTCAAAGAATCAGGCTAAGTTTATGCTCTTGCTTCACCTGAACAGTGTCCATAGGGCAGAGTCAAAATATACAATCTCAGCCATTTTCTCCATCAAACTATTATTGTTAtcatcaataaaataatttgaatCCAATTCTTTTTTTGCTATGTTTTTCCAGCACTGTACACAGGAGTCACAGTATACCTCGAACACCTTGAAATGTCAATATTGGCATAGATTGTGTGCAGTTAAAGCTGAAGAAGTAGGGCAGGTTGTCGGTAACTTTCAAGGTCAGTATTTCAATACCCGCGtctgttaggatgcctgggtcgttgacccagaggtttttgagtttattatatgatttatcatttctagtctttggtttctttgagtTCTGTCTTTTGGTTTATGTCTCGGTGTTAtccttagttgctgtctcccctgttggctatatccccgtgtccagtcagtgtctgtgtctgccctggtcccacgtctctgttccctctgtagTGCCTGCCTGtggttcagtctgtgttatgtttcctgttttattttgaaggtccatgtctgatgttaatgtatctggttttgcttccccttgtctcgtcaggcctgatttgccccagctgtgtttccctcctgttacccattccctgattgctccctctatgtatttaagccctgtgtttcagtttgtcagtGTCACGATCTACCGtttattttgctgtgtgttcCGTCTGCCTGCCTGCGTAAGTTTACTTTGTATTttcggggttttttttgttgctttttgccatccagcaataaagctgagttttGAAGTACACTTTTGCCTGTCAaggagtctgcactttgggtcctttcCCTGCCTTCACACAGCCGGTACATGACAGCGTCCCATCTTTCAGTTGCACATAAACTGCATGTATAAAACAGAACCATGTGTGTGACTTAAAGAATAGAgttttgtcagtgttttgattaGTCCGTAAGTCCAGAATGCTCTAACTGTATGGCAGCCCATTTACAttaggatatatatatatatatatatatatatatatatatatataattataaaaaaaCCATTCTTACTACTGGATTTACTTTATTGGGAATCTCCAACATTTTGTACAAAAAGTAAATTTTGTTCAAATTTTGCTCAGGGGACTTTGAGAATAGCAATCAGAATGGAAACCTTGTGAATTGAGTTCTCACATGCCTCGCTTATAATTTGTAATCATAAATCTTTCCTCTTGAAAATGAGAAATAACGTTGAGAGGATCAGGAAATAAGGTGAGGGGTAACTTTGTGCTAAACCAAACAGAAGTACATCTGATAACCAGTAGACACTTGGGTGAAGGACAAAATAAGGATAATATGTGAAGTATTTAGAACAAAACTAAAATGTAGgataaattatatataaatatcaaATATGCATATGTAACATGGTATACCATGAACACAGGAGTCTCATCTACATTCTGAACTTTGACCTGATGTAAAATGAACCGTGTGTTTGACCAATGACTGTAGTCATTGGTTTGACCTGACCTGTTTGTTTAAAAGGTACaaccacaggaaaaaaacattacacaGTATATCTTGGCTCACGTAGGACTTGGATCTAAAGTCAAACTTCTGAAGAAATAGGTAAGCTTTATTATAATCGAAaacatttcacttaaaaatgACAGCAATAATGGagattgaaatatttttttaaaaaaaagcatattcACACAAGATATTCTGTCCAAACAAATAGCTAATTGGAGGGTGGATGTGTGAAGAATTCTAGCCACAGATTATAGAAGGGGCAGACAGTGATGACTGTTGGAAAAGTCTGAGGTACTATATTTTTGTATAACCAATTAATGACCCTTTattaaactgtttaaaattggaattaaaaaaattGCATTCATTCGTACTGGAAAGATCCCAAGAGTCCCAAACCCAGGGACTCTGATCTGTAACATGATGAGTGGCTTCAGAGCCTGTTACTGACATGAGTCTGAGAGTTTATATTTATTGGTCTCTGCAGCCATGTGAAAGTCAGAAAGCTGAACAACAGGTTAGAAATTTAAAAGTATCTGAGTGAGCCAGACATGATGACCCAATACAGGTTACCTTGTTGCAAAGTAAGCCAAAGTTAAGAATGTGTGCGGAGctcaacaactttttttttttttaaattgcctaTGTGTTAttgactaaaacaaaaaccaggTTGAATCTTAGGTGCTTCACCAGTGACACAGTGAAAGCTAACAGGTTATAAGTTACTGAGGTTACAAGTCTGATTCTTTGTTTCTATTATTTCTTCCAGGAAATGTCCGGTCTTTCCATCCCTCTGATTCTGACAGTGCTCTGTCTGCTTCTCAGGCCCCCTCCATGTAGCAGCAGCAACATTCTGGTAGTCCCTGTTGATGGTAGCCACTGGATAAACATGAAAATTATCCTTGAACAGTTACACTCCAGGGGCCACAACATCACAGTTCTGCGCTCTCCAAAAAGCTGGTACATCCCTAATAACTCTTCCATTTTTACTTCTATTAATATAAGCATGCTGGAGGATGAGTTAGACGTTAACTACTACAACAAAATGTTACAAGATGTTATGGAATGTCGCACTTATCCTACATTTATACGCACGTTCTGCCAACAGTACTCGATCAAGCCCGTGTTAGACCACAATCACAAGATCCTGGCCAGATCAGTTGCTACAATAATAGAAGACACAATATTTATTCAGAAGCTACAGGATACCAAGTTTGACTTAATGTTAACTGACCCTTGTCTGACAATAGGGGTACTTCTTGGAAGTTACCTTAAGCTGCCTATGGTTTTTAATGTGCGCTGGATTAATGCTGGAGAAGGTCATTTCACCATAGCTCCCTCTCCTATCTCATATGTCCCTGTGACAGGTAGTGAGCTCCATGATCAGATGGACTTTCTGGAAAGAACCAAAAATATGCTGCATTATCTTTATAGTGTCATTGCACAGTACTTGATCATAAATCCTGCCTACTCAGATCTGCTCCAACGACACTTCCCTCCTGGTACTGATTTGCTGTCTTTACAGCGTAGAGCTGATATCTGGCTGTTCAGGACAGATTTTGTCTTTGAGTTCCCTCGGCCCACAATGCCTAATGTAGTATATATAGGGGGTTTCCACTGCAAAAAGGCCCAACCCCTTCCCGCTGAGCTGGAAGCATTCATGCAAAGCTCCGGAGATCACGGTGTGGTTGTCATGTCTCTGGGGACATTTATATCGGCCCGACCTCGCAAGGTCACAGAGGCCATCGCTGCTGCTTTTGCTGAGCTCCCTCAGAAGGTGATTTGGCGTTTTGTGGGTGAAAAACCTTCATCTCTTGGAAACAACACCCTGCTGTTGGAGTGGCTACCTCAGAATGACCTCCTGGGACACCCCAAGACCCGTGCCTTTGTGGCCCATGGAGGCACCAATAGCATGTATGAAGCCATCTACCACAGTGTTCCTGTTGTGGGCCTCCCACTCCTCTTTGACCAGTTTGACAACTTACTCCGGCTGAAGGTGCGTGGTGCAGCTCGGGTTGTAGAGACCTATTCACTGACCAAAGAAGACTTCCTGGGCGCTCTCAAGGATGTTCTTGAGAATCCCTCTTTCCACAATAACATGCAGCATCTGTCCCAGCTACACCGTGACAAGCCAATGACTCCAATGGACACTGCCATCTTTTGGATTGAATATGTCATCAGGAACAAAGGAGCACCTCACCTACAGTCAGCAGGTTTTCATCTGCCTTGGTATTCCTACTTCTGTCTGGATGTGGCTGCTTTAACCATAGCCATAACTGGAATTTTCATCTGGGCTTTGGTCTTTGTCTGTAGGCTCCTCTGCTACAGGAGGTCaaagagaaaagtgaaaccagagtaaatGAGCCAAACATGATTCAGTCTTTGCAACGTTTAGTTTAGCAGAGTCAATGTCACATGATTAGTCTTTACAATAATTTCTCCCTTAATTTTTGCTCTAAAGAAGATGTAAATCATTGCAATTAGAACTGCATTTGCTAGAGATTTCGAAAAAGTTACCCCAAAAGAGATTTGTCATTCAGGGGGAATACTTTTACTTCATATAGGCATCATATTGTACAACATGGTTTTGATATGATCTCGAAGGTCAGGAAATTTGTGTTAGgttcattatttgttt
Proteins encoded:
- the LOC134619722 gene encoding UDP-glucuronosyltransferase 2B15-like — its product is MSGLSIPLILTVLCLLLRPPPCSSSNILVVPVDGSHWINMKIILEQLHSRGHNITVLRSPKSWYIPNNSSIFTSINISMLEDELDVNYYNKMLQDVMECRTYPTFIRTFCQQYSIKPVLDHNHKILARSVATIIEDTIFIQKLQDTKFDLMLTDPCLTIGVLLGSYLKLPMVFNVRWINAGEGHFTIAPSPISYVPVTGSELHDQMDFLERTKNMLHYLYSVIAQYLIINPAYSDLLQRHFPPGTDLLSLQRRADIWLFRTDFVFEFPRPTMPNVVYIGGFHCKKAQPLPAELEAFMQSSGDHGVVVMSLGTFISARPRKVTEAIAAAFAELPQKVIWRFVGEKPSSLGNNTLLLEWLPQNDLLGHPKTRAFVAHGGTNSMYEAIYHSVPVVGLPLLFDQFDNLLRLKVRGAARVVETYSLTKEDFLGALKDVLENPSFHNNMQHLSQLHRDKPMTPMDTAIFWIEYVIRNKGAPHLQSAGFHLPWYSYFCLDVAALTIAITGIFIWALVFVCRLLCYRRSKRKVKPE